A genomic window from Lotus japonicus ecotype B-129 chromosome 1, LjGifu_v1.2 includes:
- the LOC130730421 gene encoding uncharacterized protein LOC130730421 → MVYSENESIDETKQRLLCTKLDLITARMEVNNEIKKYEETVKRLYKLLKRVCQERDEARDQLQLLARNYQPSTESSTIPQADHSMNIQYNSKVKSTEVSDMSSMAFSNCYDLSLSNEKHFLAESSNYLALPKQPNHQNYQNGTIKADHRVASRDNKVDGASHVIDKLAGGKPLPQKGRLLQTVTKAGPLLHTLLVAPLPQWKNPPPPSTSSDLQLSRFQNNDSLSTDTDNKASVDPNYGFVPTSLTLAFPGNYHGGSGLSVKNERISYAALDSNVVHNNHTIAVKKRKFL, encoded by the exons ATGGTTTATTCTGAGAATGAG AGTATTGATGAGACTAAGCAGAGGCTTCTCTGCACCAAGCTTGATCTGATAACAGCAAGAATGGAAGTTAATAATGAGATAAAGAAATATGAGGAGACAGTTAAGCGCTTATACAAGCTCCTAAAGAGAGTTTGCCAAGAAAGAGATGAAGCAAGAGACCAGCTTCAATTGCTTGCAAGAAATTATCAACCATCTACAGAAAGCAGTACTATTCCACAAGCTGATCATTCTATGAACATCCAATACAATTCAAAGGTGAAAAGCACTGAGGTATCAGATATGAGTTCCATGGCATTCTCAAATTGCTATGATTTATCCTTGTCAAATGAGAAGCATTTTTTAGCAGAATCAAGCAATTACTTGGCCTTACCAAAGCAACCAAATCATCAAAATTACCAGAATGGGACAATCAAGGCAGATCATAGAGTTGCTTCAAGGGATAACAAGGTAGATGGTGCTTCTCATGTGATTGATAAACTTGCTGGTGGGAAACCTTTGCCTCAAAAGGGTAGATTGCTACAAACTGTGACAAAAGCTGGACCTTTGCTTCATACACTTCTAGTTGCTCCACTTCCACAATGGAAAAATCCtcctccaccttcaacttccTCTGACCTTCAACTCAGTCGCTTTCAAAACAATGATTCCTTATCTACTGATACTGATAACAAGGCAAGTGTTGATCCAAATTATGGGTTTGTTCCAACATCTTTAACTCTGGCATTTCCTGGGAATTATCATGGTGGTTCTGGGTTGTCAGTGAAGAATGAACGAATTTCATATGCTGCTTTGGATTCAAATGTGGTGCACAACAATCATACAATAGCAGTGAAAAAGAGAAAGTTTTTGTGA
- the LOC130730424 gene encoding diaminopimelate epimerase, chloroplastic: MAITATISVPVSTPIHRSLPAVNLFRSSSSFAPPQRTFNYLNSRLVASSMSTEAPVKTTSSSAASSLNSGSGFLHFAKYHGLGNDFVLIDNRDSSEPKISSEKAVQICDRNFGVGADGVIFLLPGINGTDYTMRIFNSDGSEPEMCGNGVRCFAKFISQVENIHGRHSFTIHTGAGLIVPEVLEDGNVRVDMGEPVLKASDVPTKLPANKDGAVVKSELDVDGVIWNVTCVSMGNPHCITFSRKGSQSLLVDELKLAEIGPKFEHHEMFPARTNTEFVQVLSNSHLKMRVWERGAGATLACGTGACALVVAAVLEGHTGRNCTVDLPGGPLQIEWREEDNHVYMTGSADLVYYGSLPL, encoded by the exons ATGGCCATAACCGCCACCATTTCCGTTCCAGTTTCAACACCCATTCACCGCTCTCTTCCCGCTGTCAATCTCTTccgctcttcttcttctttcgccCCACCGCAACGCACTTTCAACTACCTCAACTCTCGCCTCGTTGCTTCCTCCATGAGCACCGAAGCCCCCGTCAAAACAACCTCCTCCTCCGCCGCTTCATCCCTGAACTCCGGCAGTGGCTTCCTCCATTTCGCCAAGTATCACGGTCTCGGCAACGATTTCGTTTTG ATTGATAATAGAGATTCTTCAGAGCCTAAGATCAGCTCAGAGAAAGCTGTGCAAATTTGTGATCGTAATTTTGGTGTTGGGGCTGATGGGGTTATCTTTCTATTACCTGGCATCAATGGCACTGACTATACCATGAGGATTTTCAACTCTGATGGTAGTGAACCTGAG ATGTGTGGCAATGGAGTGCGGTGCTTCGCTAAATTCATTTCCCAGGTTGAGAATATACATGGGAGGCATAG TTTTACTATACATACTGGTGCTGGCCTGATTGTTCCTGAAGTCTTGGAGGATGGAAAT GTCAGAGTCGATATGGGGGAGCCGGTTCTTAAAGCATCAGATGTACCTACTAAATTACCTGCAAATAAGGATGGAGCTGTTGTTAAATCAGAGCTAGATGTAGATGGAGTTATCTGGAATGTGACTTGTGTTAGCATGGGAAATCCACACTGTATCACCTTCAGTAGAAAAGGAAGCCag AGCTTGCTTGTTGATGAATTGAAGCTAGCAGAAATTGGTCCGAAATTTGAACATCATGAGATGTTCCCTGCACGAACTAACACAG AGTTTGTGCAAGTTTTGTCTAATTCACACCTGAAGATGCGTGTTTGGGAGCGTGGAGCAG GAGCAACACTTGCCTGTGGAACTGGAGCTTGTGCTCTTGTTGTAGCAGCAGTTCTTGAGGGTCATACTGGAAGA AATTGCACGGTTGATCTCCCTGGAGGGCCTCTTCAGATTGAATGGAGGGAAGAAGATAATCATGTCTATATGACAGGCTCCGCAGATCTAGTGTATTACGGATCTTTGCCCCTTTGA
- the LOC130730425 gene encoding zinc finger protein ZAT11-like, which produces MKRQRDNEGTESFDLTNCLMLMLSYPKQKRTINESVEFECKTCNRKFSSFQALGGHRASHNHKRVKLEEQAKTPSLWDNNKPRMHVCSVCGLGFSLGQALGGHMRKHRNNEGFSSSSSSSYSIKEEVAKFPVLKRLNSSKRVLCLDLDLNFPPMENDFMFGMKSPSPVPLSLF; this is translated from the coding sequence ATGAAGAGACAGAGAGACAATGAAGGAACAGAGAGTTTCGATTTAACAAACTGTCTTATGTTAATGCTGTCTTATCCAAAACAGAAAAGAACCATTAATGAGAGTGTTGAATTTGAGTGCAAAACCTGCAACCGCAAGTTCTCATCATTTCAAGCTCTGGGTGGCCACAGGGCTAGCCACAACCACAAGAGAGTGAAGCTGGAAGAACAGGCCAAGACTCCGAGTTTGTGGGACAACAACAAACCCAGAATGCACGTGTGCTCTGTTTGTGGGTTGGGGTTCTCTCTGGGACAGGCTCTTGGAGGCCACATGAGAAAACACAGAAACAATGaagggttttcttcttcttcttcttcttcttattcaaTCAAGGAAGAAGTTGCAAAATTTCCAGTTTTGAAAAGATTGAATAGTAGTAAGAGGGTCTTGTGCTTGGACTTGGATTTGAACTTCCCCCCTATGGAGAATGACTTCATGTTTGGGATGAAATCACCAAGCCCTGTTCCACTTTCTCTGTTCTGA